Proteins encoded by one window of Candidatus Binatus sp.:
- a CDS encoding SDR family NAD(P)-dependent oxidoreductase: MILDSLKLDGKVAIITGAGRGLGRAMAVKLADAGADIVAAARTQSQLDETADAVKKTGRKCLIVPTDVTVSAQVNALAAATVKQFGKIDILVNNAGGGDSRLGVQLPEITDDEWRRGIDTNLSSQFYGCRAVIAQMVKQNRGKIINIASGYGLRGGKHNFMYACAKGGTIQLTRSMALTYAQFNIQTNCIVPGVFPHNEATMQFFKGGKFIPIGRVGQDSELGPLAVFLASDASNHINGELIAIDGGGLAGGIAPTGVSPESSNQMAAKE, encoded by the coding sequence ATGATTCTCGATTCGCTGAAGCTCGACGGCAAAGTCGCCATCATCACCGGCGCCGGCCGCGGTCTGGGCCGCGCGATGGCGGTGAAGCTGGCGGATGCGGGCGCCGATATCGTGGCCGCGGCGCGCACCCAGTCGCAGCTCGATGAAACCGCCGACGCGGTCAAAAAAACCGGCCGCAAATGCCTGATCGTGCCGACCGACGTGACCGTCTCGGCGCAGGTCAACGCGCTCGCCGCGGCCACCGTCAAGCAGTTCGGCAAAATCGACATCCTGGTTAACAACGCCGGCGGCGGCGACAGCAGGCTCGGGGTACAGCTCCCGGAAATTACCGACGACGAATGGCGCCGCGGAATCGACACCAACCTGAGCAGCCAGTTCTACGGATGCCGCGCGGTAATTGCGCAGATGGTCAAGCAGAATCGCGGCAAGATTATCAACATCGCGTCGGGCTACGGGCTTCGCGGCGGCAAGCACAACTTCATGTACGCGTGCGCCAAGGGCGGCACGATCCAGTTGACGCGCTCGATGGCGCTGACCTACGCGCAGTTCAACATCCAGACCAACTGCATCGTGCCCGGCGTCTTTCCGCACAACGAAGCGACGATGCAGTTTTTCAAGGGCGGCAAGTTTATTCCCATCGGCCGCGTCGGCCAGGACAGCGAACTCGGTCCGCTCGCGGTGTTCCTCGCCTCGGATGCGTCCAACCATATCAACGGCGAACTGATCGCGATCGACGGCGGCGGACTGGCGGGCGGAATCGCGCCGACCGGAGTGTCGCCGGAGAGTTCGAACCAGATGGCAGCGAAAGAGTGA
- a CDS encoding SDR family NAD(P)-dependent oxidoreductase gives MASSNASNDFSLQGKSALVVGAEHSVGRAAAVALAEAGARVVLASQEPGTDKRLKEAAKLVNAAGTKPVIRVQDAAMRADLSATADLAAKELGGLHILVNALDTPAYGPAAADDDTAFDKIMENNLKTVWMSCQEGARVMMRQGGGVIVNITSVLAERGVANAALYCAAKAAVLNLTRALALEWARQGIRVNAIEAGWLDDESSPANKGDEFSKTMLKYLPDNRLVKPEELGGALLYLVSPGAGFVTGESIAVDGGLRARV, from the coding sequence ATGGCCTCCTCCAACGCGTCGAATGACTTCTCGCTCCAAGGCAAAAGCGCGCTGGTCGTCGGCGCCGAGCATTCCGTCGGCCGCGCCGCCGCCGTCGCTCTGGCCGAGGCCGGCGCCAGGGTCGTGCTCGCCTCGCAGGAGCCCGGCACCGACAAGCGGCTCAAGGAAGCCGCCAAGCTGGTGAATGCGGCCGGGACCAAGCCCGTGATTCGCGTGCAGGACGCGGCGATGCGCGCCGACCTGTCCGCCACCGCCGACCTTGCCGCGAAGGAGCTCGGCGGATTGCACATCCTGGTCAACGCGCTCGACACGCCGGCCTACGGACCGGCAGCAGCCGACGACGACACGGCGTTCGACAAAATCATGGAGAACAATCTGAAGACGGTGTGGATGTCGTGCCAGGAAGGCGCGCGCGTGATGATGCGGCAGGGCGGCGGGGTCATCGTCAACATCACTTCGGTGCTGGCAGAACGCGGCGTCGCCAACGCGGCGCTGTACTGCGCGGCGAAGGCTGCGGTCCTGAACCTGACGCGCGCGCTCGCGCTCGAATGGGCCCGGCAGGGTATCCGCGTCAACGCGATCGAGGCTGGATGGCTCGACGATGAATCGAGTCCCGCCAACAAGGGCGACGAATTCAGCAAGACCATGCTCAAGTACCTGCCCGACAATCGTCTGGTGAAGCCCGAGGAACTCGGCGGCGCCCTGCTCTACCTGGTGTCGCCTGGGGCAGGCTTCGTGACGGGAGAATCGATCGCGGTGGACGGCGGCCTGCGCGCCCGCGTGTAG